A genomic stretch from Arachis stenosperma cultivar V10309 chromosome 3, arast.V10309.gnm1.PFL2, whole genome shotgun sequence includes:
- the LOC130970402 gene encoding derlin-1-like isoform X1, translating into MSTPADYYRSLPPVSKTYGVLCLMTSAAYYLQLYDAKNIALFYGLVFKRLQIWRLITNFFFLGPFSFPFAIRLIMIAKYGVSLERGPFDKRTADYVWMFIFGALSLLVITFVPFFRVRFLGVSIVYMITYVWSREFPNARINIYGVVSLKGFYLPWALLALDLIFGSPIKPNILGMLAGHLYYFLSVLHPLAGGKIKFKTPLWVHKIVAYWGEGTQVNAPVQSNPSSGIVFKGRSHRLGGSQATSNTKGNDNNNNASSSQQQNHDKGDNGIAFRGRSYRLNE; encoded by the exons atGTCTACTCCAGCAGA TTACTACCGTTCTCTACCACCTGTCAGTAAGACCTATGGAGTGTTATGTTTGATGACCAGTGCTGCATATTATCTGCAATTATATGATGCAAAGAACATAGCACTCTTTTATGGACTTGTATTTAAACGCCTTCAG ATTTGGAGGCTTATCACAAATTTCTTCTTTCTTGGACCGTTTTCATTTCCATTTGCAATTCGACTTATAATGAT AGCAAAATATGGAGTTTCGTTGGAAAGAGGACCCTTTGATAAACGTACTGCAGACTATGTTTGGATGTTCATATTTGGTGCACTCTCGCTTTTG GTGATCACTTTTGTGCCATTTTTCCGGGTTCGATTCTTGGGAGTATCTATAGTTTACATGATCACTTACGTTTGGAGCCGTGAGTTTCCAAATGCGAGAATCAATATTTATGGTGTTGTATCATTGAAG GGTTTTTACCTTCCATGGGCACTACTAGCTCTAGACTTAATATTTGGAAGTCCTATAAAACCAAATATTTTAGGGATGCTTGCAGGACACCTATATTACTTCTTATCAGTACTTCATCCTCTTGCTGGTGGGAAAATCAAGTTCAAAACTCCTCTCTGGGT ACACAAAATAGTGGCATATTGGGGAGAGGGTACCCAAGTGAATGCTCCAGTGCAATCTAATCCATCATCTGGAATTGTATTCAAAGGAAGAAGTCACCGACTTGGGGGGTCTCAAGCAACAAGTAACACTAAAGGGAATGATAATAACAATAATGCTTCCTCTTCTCAGCAACAAAATCATGATAAGGGAGATAATGGGATTGCCTTTCGTGGTAGAAGTTATCGCTTGAATGAATGA
- the LOC130970402 gene encoding derlin-1-like isoform X2 has protein sequence MSTPADYYRSLPPVSKTYGVLCLMTSAAYYLQLYDAKNIALFYGLVFKRLQIWRLITNFFFLGPFSFPFAIRLIMIAKYGVSLERGPFDKRTADYVWMFIFGALSLLGFYLPWALLALDLIFGSPIKPNILGMLAGHLYYFLSVLHPLAGGKIKFKTPLWVHKIVAYWGEGTQVNAPVQSNPSSGIVFKGRSHRLGGSQATSNTKGNDNNNNASSSQQQNHDKGDNGIAFRGRSYRLNE, from the exons atGTCTACTCCAGCAGA TTACTACCGTTCTCTACCACCTGTCAGTAAGACCTATGGAGTGTTATGTTTGATGACCAGTGCTGCATATTATCTGCAATTATATGATGCAAAGAACATAGCACTCTTTTATGGACTTGTATTTAAACGCCTTCAG ATTTGGAGGCTTATCACAAATTTCTTCTTTCTTGGACCGTTTTCATTTCCATTTGCAATTCGACTTATAATGAT AGCAAAATATGGAGTTTCGTTGGAAAGAGGACCCTTTGATAAACGTACTGCAGACTATGTTTGGATGTTCATATTTGGTGCACTCTCGCTTTTG GGTTTTTACCTTCCATGGGCACTACTAGCTCTAGACTTAATATTTGGAAGTCCTATAAAACCAAATATTTTAGGGATGCTTGCAGGACACCTATATTACTTCTTATCAGTACTTCATCCTCTTGCTGGTGGGAAAATCAAGTTCAAAACTCCTCTCTGGGT ACACAAAATAGTGGCATATTGGGGAGAGGGTACCCAAGTGAATGCTCCAGTGCAATCTAATCCATCATCTGGAATTGTATTCAAAGGAAGAAGTCACCGACTTGGGGGGTCTCAAGCAACAAGTAACACTAAAGGGAATGATAATAACAATAATGCTTCCTCTTCTCAGCAACAAAATCATGATAAGGGAGATAATGGGATTGCCTTTCGTGGTAGAAGTTATCGCTTGAATGAATGA